A single Natrinema pellirubrum DSM 15624 DNA region contains:
- a CDS encoding sodium:calcium antiporter, which yields MFAVATLLGLAAVGTAIVWKGSSWLEDSANKLAVAYGLPAVVQGAVIAAVGSSAPELASVLLATLVHGEFELGVGSIVGSAVFNLLVIPGLAVVVAGGVVDTTRELVYKESLFYMLAVAALLLTFSLAVIYNPVDEAGVRIGGSVSRPLALFPLALYGLYLFTQYLDAAESEQQADGSIALARTWFWFVVGLAFIVVGVEALVRAAIGLGEAFGTPSFLWGMTVVAAGSSLPDTFVSLAAARADRPTVTLANVLGSNTFDLLVAVPVGVVVKGALTVNFANIVPMMGFLVLATVAFFAISRTGMALTRREGWLLLGLYGAFVCWLLIESLGVVSVL from the coding sequence ATGTTCGCGGTCGCGACGCTGCTGGGACTTGCCGCCGTCGGCACGGCGATCGTCTGGAAAGGCAGTAGCTGGCTCGAGGATTCGGCGAACAAACTCGCGGTCGCGTACGGACTGCCGGCGGTCGTCCAGGGTGCCGTCATCGCCGCGGTCGGCTCGAGTGCGCCGGAACTGGCGAGCGTGTTGCTCGCGACGCTGGTACACGGGGAGTTCGAACTCGGAGTCGGATCGATCGTCGGCTCGGCGGTGTTTAACCTCCTCGTGATTCCGGGGCTCGCGGTCGTCGTCGCCGGCGGCGTGGTCGACACGACGCGCGAACTCGTCTACAAGGAGTCGCTGTTTTACATGCTCGCGGTCGCCGCCCTGCTGTTGACGTTCTCGCTGGCGGTCATCTACAACCCCGTCGACGAGGCCGGCGTCCGAATTGGGGGTTCCGTCTCGAGGCCGCTCGCCCTGTTCCCACTCGCCCTGTACGGCCTCTACCTGTTCACGCAGTACTTGGACGCTGCTGAGTCCGAGCAGCAGGCGGACGGCTCGATCGCGCTCGCGCGTACGTGGTTCTGGTTCGTCGTCGGGCTGGCGTTCATCGTCGTCGGCGTGGAAGCGCTCGTCCGAGCGGCGATCGGGCTGGGGGAGGCCTTCGGGACCCCCTCCTTTCTCTGGGGGATGACCGTCGTCGCCGCCGGCTCGAGTCTGCCGGACACGTTCGTCAGCCTGGCGGCAGCGCGGGCCGACCGACCGACGGTCACGTTGGCGAACGTCCTAGGCAGCAACACGTTCGACCTGCTCGTGGCCGTGCCCGTCGGCGTCGTCGTCAAGGGGGCACTGACGGTCAACTTCGCCAACATCGTTCCGATGATGGGGTTTCTCGTCCTGGCGACGGTCGCGTTCTTCGCGATTTCCCGAACCGGGATGGCCCTCACCAGACGCGAGGGGTGGTTGCTCTTGGGGCTGTACGGAGCGTTCGTCTGCTGGCTGCTCATTGAAAGCCTCGGCGTCGTCAGCGTTCTCTGA
- a CDS encoding O-acetylhomoserine aminocarboxypropyltransferase/cysteine synthase family protein yields MSDDSDSEGNRFATDSVHAGQEPDPTTGARAPPLYQTTSYEFDDTDHAAALFGLEETGNIYSRIMNPTNAMLEERIATLEGGVGALATASGMAAFDLATFILADVGDNIVSSSSLYGGTYTYLTHTVEKRGVETKFVDTLDYEAYAEAIDDDTAFVHLETIGNPALVTPDIERIADIAHDHDVPLFVDNTFATPYLCRPLEHGADLVWNSTTKWIHGAGSTVGGILVDGGSFPWEDGDYPEITEPNPAYHGINFRETFGDAAFAFTARTRGLRDLGNQQSPFDAWVTLQKLESLPLRMEKHCENAMAVAEYLEDHEKVSWVNYPGLESHETHENAEKYLEGGYGGMITFGLEGGYDAAETVCNEVNLASLLANVGDAKTLIIHPASTTHQQLTEEEKLASGVTDDLVRLSVGIEDVDDVIADLDRAIEQA; encoded by the coding sequence ATGAGCGACGATTCAGACTCCGAGGGGAACCGATTCGCCACCGATAGCGTCCACGCCGGGCAGGAACCCGATCCGACGACCGGGGCCCGCGCGCCGCCGCTGTATCAGACCACCTCCTACGAGTTCGACGACACCGACCACGCCGCCGCCCTGTTCGGCCTTGAGGAAACCGGAAACATCTACTCGCGGATCATGAACCCGACGAACGCGATGTTAGAGGAACGCATCGCGACGCTCGAGGGGGGCGTCGGTGCGCTCGCGACCGCGTCGGGGATGGCCGCGTTCGACCTCGCGACGTTCATTCTCGCCGACGTCGGCGACAACATCGTCTCCTCGTCGTCGCTGTACGGTGGGACCTACACCTACCTCACCCACACCGTCGAGAAACGCGGCGTCGAGACCAAGTTCGTCGATACCTTAGACTACGAGGCCTACGCTGAGGCCATCGACGACGACACCGCCTTCGTCCACCTCGAGACGATCGGCAACCCCGCCCTGGTGACGCCGGATATCGAGCGAATCGCCGATATCGCTCACGATCACGACGTGCCGCTGTTCGTCGACAACACCTTCGCGACGCCGTATCTCTGCCGGCCGCTCGAACACGGTGCTGACCTGGTCTGGAACTCCACGACCAAGTGGATCCACGGCGCGGGCTCGACCGTCGGCGGGATCTTGGTCGACGGTGGCTCCTTCCCCTGGGAGGACGGCGACTACCCCGAGATCACCGAGCCGAACCCGGCCTATCACGGCATCAACTTCCGCGAGACGTTCGGCGACGCGGCGTTTGCCTTCACCGCTCGCACCCGCGGCCTGCGCGACCTGGGTAACCAGCAGTCGCCGTTCGACGCCTGGGTCACCCTGCAGAAACTCGAGTCGCTGCCGCTGCGCATGGAGAAACACTGCGAGAACGCGATGGCCGTCGCGGAGTACCTCGAGGACCACGAGAAGGTCTCGTGGGTCAACTACCCCGGCCTCGAGAGCCACGAGACTCACGAGAACGCCGAGAAGTACCTCGAGGGCGGCTACGGCGGCATGATCACGTTCGGACTCGAGGGCGGCTACGACGCCGCCGAAACGGTCTGTAACGAGGTCAACCTCGCGAGCCTGCTCGCAAACGTCGGCGACGCGAAGACGCTGATCATCCACCCCGCGAGTACGACCCACCAGCAGCTCACCGAGGAGGAGAAGCTGGCAAGTGGCGTCACCGACGACCTCGTTCGGCTCTCGGTCGGCATCGAGGACGTCGACGACGTGATCGCGGACCTCGATCGCGCGATCGAGCAAGCGTAA
- a CDS encoding DUF7522 family protein, which produces MATGILTDDAAEQIVATCRTAIGDSLRSVTYFTRDDFEQVYLREDLERDADLSTFIGHEWRGFKTTQTAYEGSELGGYDYTIRVFENGFLIRVTNDSEGVFATTDGLTVKDFEEVATALDTFLSERELD; this is translated from the coding sequence ATGGCAACCGGGATACTCACGGACGATGCGGCGGAGCAGATCGTCGCGACCTGTCGGACGGCCATCGGCGACAGCCTCCGGTCGGTCACCTACTTCACACGTGACGACTTCGAGCAGGTCTACCTGCGGGAGGACCTCGAACGCGACGCGGACCTCTCGACGTTCATCGGCCACGAGTGGCGCGGCTTCAAGACGACCCAGACCGCCTACGAGGGGTCGGAACTTGGCGGCTACGACTACACGATCCGGGTCTTCGAAAACGGGTTCCTCATCCGCGTGACGAACGACAGCGAGGGGGTCTTCGCCACCACGGACGGCCTCACAGTCAAGGACTTCGAAGAAGTCGCCACGGCGCTCGATACGTTCCTCAGCGAGCGCGAACTCGACTAA
- a CDS encoding DUF5813 family protein, giving the protein MTDLPDLVATALESHDAFTARGDAYDLETTVFETTVTADDAAGKRDGRFSITVVLPTLDAAVAGEVVAEPVEDGWFETLERRLADVFTVAHTSTHEEPAIERDADEVRVHLEYTAWDAAEGVDDAKALIEFVEGTFAQGIIPGYDYRGEAATLLENAQNRGQQAADGDGSGGMPM; this is encoded by the coding sequence ATGACCGACCTGCCCGATCTCGTCGCCACCGCACTCGAGTCCCACGACGCGTTTACGGCCCGCGGGGATGCCTACGACCTCGAGACGACCGTCTTCGAGACGACCGTCACGGCCGACGACGCGGCGGGGAAACGCGACGGCCGGTTTTCGATTACCGTTGTCCTCCCCACGCTCGACGCCGCCGTGGCGGGCGAGGTCGTCGCCGAACCAGTCGAGGACGGCTGGTTCGAAACGCTCGAGCGACGGCTCGCGGACGTCTTCACCGTCGCCCACACGAGTACCCACGAGGAGCCGGCCATCGAACGCGATGCCGACGAAGTTCGAGTTCACCTCGAGTATACTGCCTGGGACGCCGCCGAGGGCGTCGACGACGCTAAGGCCCTCATCGAGTTCGTCGAAGGCACCTTCGCACAGGGGATCATTCCAGGCTACGACTACCGCGGCGAAGCGGCGACGCTGCTCGAGAACGCCCAGAACAGGGGTCAACAGGCCGCTGACGGCGACGGCAGCGGCGGAATGCCGATGTAA
- a CDS encoding IS630-like element ISNpe13 family transposase, with protein MTGREKKIVRHLSEEDLDRLLGEADDQKEFERLVFIKRLYKGATLKEAADDVGKSEGTATNWVNRWNEGGLGKLTPNFGGGRPPKLDEDQQDELIDRLREGQPWKKQEIQHLLDEEFDVEYHPHYLPTFLHNLGLSYAIPRTKRPDRPDNAEEILDERVEYAFDEDAHDQPHNKRESDDDDDEEKWRTDEDICTDGGTVVGFFDVSHPQPWDNSQRLYTVDEPHITRPLVKIDTPAAGFYALNGESVLSFPPNQEKEQICGCFEEIREQNPGKRILLVLDNFSSHVCKHTRKRAHELGIDLVFLPVGSPDLNPIEPVWKSLKWESSPLIVNGEDEYRRLLDELFDQLTEKLSFAASWIDNHLSGFLNKIC; from the coding sequence GTGACTGGTCGAGAGAAGAAAATCGTGCGACACCTGAGTGAAGAAGATCTGGATCGTCTTCTCGGCGAGGCAGACGATCAGAAGGAATTCGAACGCCTCGTGTTCATCAAACGGCTGTACAAGGGTGCCACGCTGAAGGAAGCCGCCGACGACGTCGGGAAATCTGAGGGCACCGCCACGAACTGGGTTAACCGCTGGAACGAAGGAGGTCTCGGCAAACTCACTCCGAACTTCGGGGGCGGTCGGCCCCCGAAGCTCGACGAAGACCAACAAGACGAACTCATCGATCGACTACGTGAGGGACAACCGTGGAAAAAACAGGAGATTCAGCACCTTCTCGACGAGGAGTTCGACGTCGAATATCATCCACACTACCTCCCAACGTTCCTACACAATCTCGGCCTTTCCTACGCCATTCCTCGGACAAAACGGCCTGATCGACCCGACAACGCCGAAGAGATCCTCGACGAACGCGTTGAGTACGCGTTCGACGAGGATGCTCACGACCAGCCACATAATAAGCGCGAGAGTGACGACGATGACGACGAAGAGAAGTGGCGTACCGATGAGGATATCTGCACTGATGGCGGGACTGTGGTGGGATTTTTCGATGTCTCGCATCCACAACCATGGGACAACTCTCAGCGACTGTATACGGTCGATGAACCACATATCACTCGGCCGCTGGTGAAAATCGATACACCAGCGGCCGGGTTCTATGCGCTCAACGGAGAGAGCGTGCTGTCGTTCCCACCGAACCAGGAGAAAGAACAAATCTGTGGGTGTTTCGAGGAGATCCGCGAGCAGAATCCCGGCAAGCGGATTCTGCTCGTGTTGGATAACTTTTCGTCACACGTCTGCAAGCACACGCGCAAGCGTGCTCATGAACTCGGGATTGATCTGGTGTTCCTTCCGGTTGGTTCCCCGGACCTCAACCCAATCGAACCTGTCTGGAAGAGTCTCAAGTGGGAGTCTTCGCCGTTGATTGTTAACGGCGAAGACGAGTACCGGAGACTCCTTGACGAACTGTTCGACCAACTGACCGAGAAACTGAGTTTCGCTGCATCGTGGATTGACAATCACCTCAGTGGATTTCTCAATAAGATTTGCTAA
- a CDS encoding Lrp/AsnC family transcriptional regulator, with the protein MVTAFVMIKANTGEADRLRDSIESVAGVESAHIVAGDVDLIAKASVETPAKVKEIAATHIQAIEGIEDTQTYIAMD; encoded by the coding sequence ATGGTTACGGCATTCGTCATGATCAAGGCGAACACGGGCGAGGCGGATCGGCTCAGAGACAGCATCGAATCGGTCGCCGGCGTGGAGTCGGCCCACATCGTCGCCGGCGACGTCGACCTCATCGCCAAAGCCAGCGTCGAGACGCCCGCGAAGGTCAAGGAGATCGCCGCCACCCACATCCAGGCCATCGAGGGTATCGAGGACACGCAGACGTACATCGCGATGGATTAG
- a CDS encoding potassium channel family protein — protein sequence MRFVIIGAGRVGLRTARVLRDEDHEVTMVERDEPTRRRAREQGFTVVDGDGSREDVLEAAGIADADALGALTGDLNVNFTACMIGNHHGCRTVMRIDEAYREGIYRKYADQVDEVIYPERLGAIGAKNALLGGTIRAIADVAPHLQVVELTLTADAPVNGYTISELHLPADATVLAFGKGDGPLEIPTEDLSLEADDRLVVLADFDVLSEVRQLLVGETAERATANAGTGTSSAATELLEGDTDGGDN from the coding sequence ATGCGGTTCGTGATTATCGGGGCCGGACGGGTTGGGCTGCGCACCGCGCGCGTCCTGCGCGACGAGGACCACGAGGTGACGATGGTCGAGCGCGACGAGCCGACGCGCAGACGCGCCCGTGAGCAAGGGTTCACCGTCGTCGACGGCGACGGCTCCCGCGAGGACGTCCTCGAGGCGGCCGGAATCGCCGACGCCGACGCCCTCGGCGCGCTGACCGGCGATCTGAACGTCAACTTCACCGCCTGCATGATCGGGAACCACCACGGCTGTCGGACGGTGATGCGGATCGACGAGGCCTACCGCGAGGGCATCTACCGGAAGTACGCCGACCAGGTCGACGAGGTGATCTACCCCGAACGACTCGGCGCGATCGGCGCGAAAAACGCCCTGCTGGGCGGGACGATCCGCGCCATCGCGGATGTTGCCCCCCACCTACAGGTGGTCGAACTCACCCTCACCGCCGACGCTCCCGTCAACGGCTACACGATCAGCGAACTGCACCTGCCCGCCGACGCGACCGTCCTCGCGTTCGGCAAGGGCGACGGTCCTCTCGAGATCCCGACCGAAGACCTCTCGCTCGAGGCCGACGACCGGCTTGTCGTCCTCGCGGACTTCGACGTATTGAGCGAGGTCCGCCAGTTGCTGGTGGGTGAGACCGCCGAACGGGCGACCGCCAACGCCGGGACGGGGACGAGTTCGGCCGCGACCGAACTACTCGAGGGCGATACGGACGGAGGTGACAACTGA
- a CDS encoding Lrp/AsnC family transcriptional regulator: MVHAFIMVKTAAGKSERLLAEIGDLESITDAHIVAGNYDIIAEVDTPEVYDVLQTVSSDLQALDGVTDTKTYIAMG; this comes from the coding sequence ATGGTCCACGCCTTCATCATGGTGAAGACCGCCGCCGGGAAGTCCGAGCGCCTGCTCGCGGAGATCGGCGATCTCGAGTCGATCACCGACGCCCACATCGTCGCGGGCAACTACGACATCATCGCCGAGGTCGATACGCCGGAGGTCTACGACGTTCTCCAGACCGTCTCCTCGGACCTGCAGGCCCTCGACGGCGTCACCGACACGAAAACGTACATCGCGATGGGGTAG
- the tmk gene encoding dTMP kinase — MLVTLEGLDGSGKTTVREALRERYPDATVTREPTDDSWYGEAVYRSIADDDADPLAELFLYTADHAAHLERVIRPALEAGDLVISDRYSDSRFAYQGATLADAPAYDFADPIEYVVDLHRPFSIEPDLTIYLDLDPETAAERAGTTNKFERTAYLETVRENYERLLERDPERFVRVDATQSPDTVLEAVVDALEDARQSDR; from the coding sequence ATGCTCGTCACGCTCGAGGGGTTGGACGGCAGCGGCAAGACGACGGTCCGGGAGGCCTTACGCGAGCGCTATCCGGACGCGACGGTCACGCGTGAACCCACTGACGACTCCTGGTACGGCGAGGCCGTCTACCGCTCGATCGCGGACGACGACGCCGACCCCCTGGCGGAACTCTTTCTCTACACCGCCGACCACGCGGCCCACCTCGAGCGGGTGATCCGCCCCGCCCTCGAGGCCGGCGACCTCGTGATCTCCGATCGCTACTCGGACTCCCGTTTTGCCTATCAGGGTGCGACCCTCGCGGACGCTCCGGCCTACGACTTTGCGGACCCGATCGAGTACGTCGTCGATCTCCACCGGCCGTTCTCGATCGAGCCCGATCTGACGATCTATCTGGATCTCGACCCCGAGACCGCCGCCGAGCGGGCGGGGACGACCAACAAGTTCGAACGCACCGCCTACCTCGAGACGGTCCGGGAGAACTACGAGCGCCTGCTCGAGCGCGATCCCGAGCGATTCGTCCGGGTCGACGCGACGCAGTCGCCCGATACGGTTCTCGAGGCCGTCGTCGACGCGCTCGAGGACGCTCGGCAGAGCGACCGCTGA